The Aquila chrysaetos chrysaetos chromosome 21, bAquChr1.4, whole genome shotgun sequence DNA window AATACTTGCACCATGAGACACTAGCAGCTTTGCCTCCTCCACTCTCTCTTCATCGCAGGCTAAATGACTGTAATAAGAACAAGAAACCCACAGCCACTATTAAAACGGTCCAAGCTTATAAGAGCAGTAATTATGCCTTGTCAAAACGACAGCGTGAATGTTGGGGGGGAGACACATCCtagaacaacaaaaccacacGCAACCAACTACCTACACAGACTCCAAAGCTTGGTGTCCAGTCACTCTGTTGTCATTAAGCAACTCAAGAACGTTCCTCCTGCTACTGTCCTCGCAACACTAAGACACTTCTTTTGATTAGTCTTTGGCTCTGCAGTCGGTAAAGCTAAGGAGCACATAATCCACAGTGAAACTGGAAAATAGTAATCTCTATTTGAATCGAAAGTGATAAACTAAATCATacaatgcttaaaaataatctgaagtaAAGAGTTACTGCAAACgcagcaaatgcttttttccacTTAGCATAGTATCTTGATAATGAATGTGTATGTTCCAGGACAATATTGGGTTTTATGTATAGCTAAAACATACTACTTGATCTTCTCCATGGCAAAACCTTGATTCCACTGTAGACAAGGCAGAGTTTTGCCACCAACTTCAAAGCAGCTAAGGTTTCACCCTTACAGATTCAAATTGATCTCTAAGGTAATATCAAACACTGGACTGATTATACTTAAATTGCAACTTATTCTCCTTAGAGAGGTGAAGAAAGCTTCCAGAATCAGTTCTTGCTTGGCAGGACAGAGTAGGCCAGCCTGCAAGACCAGTTTCCTCCAACTTTGATGTCATTAGCTCGCTTTCTACCCTCTAGTGGCAACCGAATGTATTCCAAATTATTACAAAAGGTGTTCTACACTTTGTAAGTAGATGTagtaacacaaaataaaagtatgtACAGACACACTTAGGCAAAATACTAAGTATGACTTTCTGAAATCCTTTTTAATTACATAGGGGTGTGAAGCAAGGCAAcgagaaataaaaaaaaagaattgaagtAATGGAGTTTCATTTAATAGAGATTATGCTGtattaagcaaaacaaaaataaaaaattacttacagAGGAGTATTTCCTTCAGAGTCCCGTATATTAACAGATGCATTGTGCTGCAGAAGGATCTGTACCATTTTTAGGtttcctttggctgctgctctgtgtaATGGGGTGGATTCAAAATGATCTGTTGCATCCGGATCAGCTCCATTCTCTAAAAGCATGATTGCAATCTGAatatggagaaagaaaggagggggcggaggaggaggaaaagttAATACAACTAAATACTTCTTCCAAGAGCAACACCACGTCTAGCAGCACCGGCAAACATACCTCCTGCTTATTTTTGGAGGCTGCATAATGCAGGGGCGTACAGCCATTCTGATTGATGGCATTTACATGAGCACCCTTGGCAATGAGGGCTTTCACAATTTCATCACGGCCTGCCGAAGCGGCAATATGTAAGGGAGTCCAACCAGCCTACAGAGGCAAGAAAAAACCCCACGTTATTCAAACCAGGAGTTTCAGgcaaaaaaatgacaaagcagAACCCCAATACATACTTGACTACTCATTAGTCACACTGCACATATTCTTATAACTGTAAAACTAAACATTATTGATTATTACCAGAGAGACAAGCCTCACATCCTCTCACATACCTGCATTCAGTACCCAACAAAAGCTGCCAgttaaacaacagaaataatttctgttatgCGGTAATGCATGGTATCTTGCAGGGTGCTTCGCCCCTGCAGAATTAACAGTAGTGCTTTTTTAAGAACAAGTAAGAGTGGCAGAAACGGGTGTCCAAAAGTTTCTGCAATCTTTTCTATATCTTACCCTTCAATTAAACTGATGGGAcaacatttccttctttaagGATGATCTTTAGGATGCTTCATAATGGATGTAATTATTTCAACCCTTCATCTAGAACAGTAACAGACCGTCTCCTTTCCAACTGAACCTGTCACCTACTCCGTAATGCCTTCCCCAATAATGGGAAGTCTTCAGGGTACCTCGTGATTTGTCACAACATATTTAAGAGGATCACACCAAGATAAAGGTAACATGAAAACCCCCAAGAGCAACCCCAAACCCCCTGGTTTTGCAACTTTGTTCTTAAAAAGAGTTCTCCTAAACTTCCTTGACAATAAGCAGGACTCATCCAAGTCTCATTACCCCTTCTTCCAcataaacagcaaaatacttcAGCTTGCCTTTCTCGCACGCACACAGCAGCGTGCGCTTTTTGAAACCTCCCAGATACCACACTGGGTACACCAACTGacgggaggagggagaggaggaagcgCCAGTCGCCACCGGACCGCTGCCAGGGGCACTTCTGCGGCCGAAACCGTGACAGCAAAGGCTCCGGACAGAAACTGCGCAACCAAATTCCCCACACAAACCGGTTCACAGCACCTCCTCAGCCTCCCGCTGCCCCGGGCCAGCCCCTCACGGGGGTAGCGGGGGTGTCCCGGGATGGCTGCGACACTCACGTCGTCCTTGTCGTCCACAGGCACGCCGAGGCCGAGGAGGAGGTCGGCGACGTCCGTGTGTCCCGCCGAGCAGGCCCAGTGCAGCGCGGTCCGGTTGtcctgagggagggagggagggagggagggagcggcgGTGAGCGGGAAagtggggagcggggggggggggggctgcgtgTGACAGGAGCCGCCCGGCGGGAAGCGGCCCCGCAGGCCGCCCGCTCTCGCCCCGGCGGGCAGGGAGGGCCGCAGCCGGCTGACCTGGTCGGCCTTGGTGGCCAGGGCCCTGTCGCGCAGCAGCTGGGCCCGCAGCTCCTCCAGGCGCCCGGCGTAGGCCAGGTTGCAGATCCCCACGTCGGACACGGCATCCTCCATTCTAACCGCCGCCTCGCCGCCTCCCCTTGCCGACAGGGGCGGTGCTTCGGCGCGCTCGCCGGCCAATCAGAAGGGCGCCGGGGGCCGGCCCAGCCAATCGCACCTAGCCCGCTCCTCTCGCCCCTCGGCCCGCGGGGGCCGATGGGATTTGTAGTCCAACGGGCGGCAGGGCGGCGCGCTGCCGCCGGCCGGCGGGACTACACCTCCCAGGGTGCCCCGCGCCGCGGCCGTGTTGTGCCTCCGTGTcggggcgaggaggaggaggaggatggtgaCAGCGGGAGGATGGAGTCAGGTGAGGGGCGGCGGCGTGAGGCCTCTCCCGGGGGCGGGTGGGGAGGGCTGAGGTGAGGAAGAGGGGGCtcggccggggctgggggcggccCGAGGCCGGCGTGGCCGAGGCGGGAAGCGGCCGCGGGTGTGTGTGGGGAGCGCTGAGGCGGGCCTCGGCGGCGGGAGGGTCGGGGCTCTgtgagggggagagagggagagcgAGAGCCCGGCCGTTCTCTTCCCGGGTGGTCTGAGGCGGCGGGTGGCGGCGGGTGCGGGGGGAGGCGGTTCTCCTCGGTGGGGTTTcgggttggggtggggggggagagtCTTCCCGGGCTGCGGACCCGAAACCGGGCAGTTTACCCTGGAAGTGCGGCGAGCGGTGCTTTTTCTGGCGGAGCGCAGCGTTAAGAAGTTCTTTCGCTCTGTAGACGGTCTTAAAGAAGTTTACCGTGTCCCTAACGTGCGGAGGAGGTGTCTCTGAATTCAGTCCTGGGTGCTCCAGTCGGAGGGTGGTGTAGCTCAATTTCCCTTCTGGTTGCTACACTGTATATTTTTacatgattttttaatatatatatatatatatttacctGCTGATCATTCGTGCTTTATACTGTATGTATGTGCACTTACTTGAAGAGTAAAATATAattgtgtttgctttccctttcaACTTCTGATTTTTTAGCAGTGTATTCCTTTAAGATTGCTAtctaaaataaatgatttttacATTCATTTCTACACTTGAAGGCCTGTTTCGCTCTTCCAAAAAAGCCTGCTTTAGTGATCTAAAAAATGATTGAACTGTCTTCTTTTAGCAGTACTAATTATCATTTGTTATGTTCCGCTAAATAGATCTAGCGTTGAACAATAACattaatacatctttttttttttttctgaagtgtttcaaATCTCCaattaggaaagcaaaaccCAGTCTTGCTAACACTTTTCACATGCTTCCCATTAAGCACAAGGCCATAATTGCTCTGAGTGGCAGTATTTGTAATTTAAGATCAAGCGTGGGCATATGCCGTGATGCctaaattgttttttcctttcctcatttccttGAATCAAATCTTACTCTCACTGCAGTCATCCTGAACTTCTGCTACTGGCTTCAGTCAGACTGCTTATAATCAAGGTGTCAGCCATGTTATTCTCTCAGCACTTGCTGAGgatcaaaataaaaaccagccaagacaTTGGATATTTCAGTGACGGAACAGCTCGTTAAAGGAGAAGACTAAATGCAGCTGGCAGCACTGTTCAGAAGACCCAAAGACTAGCTACAACTAGTTCAGTCTAAGAACTCAAAGTTGTGCATAAAAGAACAAAGGGATAAAATGGAGTTTGAATTTTGTGTATTCCTGTTCAGTTTTATCTAGGTATGAAAACCAGATCACTATTTTGTCAGACTACTTAGAAGAATTTCCAGAAACTGATGAGCCAGTGTGGATTCTAGGAAGGCAACACCACCTAAACACAGGTATCTTTAGAATGAAAATTGTTTGTAAAATCTGTAGAGCATTCAGAGATtcacatgcagcagcagcagcagcagctcctgatTTCCTTACGTTCTCTAAACGTCTCATGAGagaagtttctttctctttgtcaaCAAGAAACCAACTATAAACAGCTGTATTCATCCTAAAATGAAACCAGAAGTTTACCAATGTACTTTCTACCGTAATTCATGCAAAGAGATCGTACTTGTAGCAAAGGCTAGTCAGGTATGAGGCTGGTCACTTCTCAACATCAAATGCCTGGGAAATAGATAAGTAAATAACTTTTGGGGAATGTTCGGAGTTACCAATGTTATTTTCCCTTGAGGGATGCTGTCTGCAGCCTGTTATTTGCAACTACAATGATATGTcaacagaataataataatagtaataataaaattaatctaGGACACGTACtgtattttgatgaaaataaatacatgacaTGAGAGTCATAGCAGAGTCATGTATTTATATATCgtataaaaataagatttcagaaatgagtTTTGCTCCTTGGGGAGAAGACAAGGGCATCCTCCTGTGTTACATGTCAAAGGCAGTGGCCATCAATGCAGGCATGGTGTTCAAGACAGCCAAGGGTACCGCACACAGCCTTGATCAGCCGCAGGATCCCTTGAAAAGGCCAGTCAGGCTGAGCCATGGCTcagagaaaatgcagcaaataagATTCTTAAGAATTCTTCAGAGCCTTTGGGAGAATTCTGTAAGtgcatgtgttttaaaaaaaaaaaaaaaaaaaaaagaaagaattaattaaatttaatattattaaccttttcttaaaatgacTTTGTATTGGGTTTGGAGGTAATGCATAATTCCATGTTGGTTTGCATGTAGAAATTCTTCACCTTTCTTAACTTGCTGTACGAGTTCTTTCCTGAGGACATAGTTCTCCGTCATTGTTTCGTTCAAGCTGGGCGTAGTCATTCCAAACACCTTGTAAAACTTCATTGGGTAATAATTATTTCATCCTTACTAAGTTAATTAGCAGTCTACAAAAGCTCTCTGTGTTTAAACAGCTAAAAAAGTTTTTAGTATTAAGGGTCTTATACGTAAAAGCTAACAGGAGTCTTCCATGCACTGCATATATTGACTGTACAGGGAAAATtagaatttttcagttttcaaagtccgttttaataatttctttcttcttaaaaatattccagaCAAATCTAAGTTATTGTTGGATATAAGTGCCCGTCTCTGGTTTACGTATAGAAGAAAGTTTTCGCCTATTGGTGAGTATGCAGCAGACCAGCTGCCTTGTTATAAATTAAATAGCAGGATTAGTGATGTTCTCATGGactgaaaaatgatttttacaGCATTAGAACGTTTTGAGCATCGTTTTAACTGTTTatgcaaacaaaatattaaagctattaaaaactGTGTTTACTTGTACCTGCATATAATCAGGTCTTCGTGTTTGTAGAGCAAGCAGTAAAGTTAGACCAGCAATATAGAAAGAAACGGTCTTGCTCAGTGCCTTTTATCCATAGGACAGTTGTTAGAGATTTTAACTCTGAAATTTTCTCTGTGGTGCTGCACTCATTTGAAAGCCTATATTGATTGTAATGAACTTTTTTAATAGGAGGCACTGGTCCTTCGTCTGATGCTGGCTGGGGATGTATGCTGCGATGCGGGCAGATGATGCTGGCACAAGCACTGATCTGCAGACATTTAGGAAGAGGTGGGTACTGTTGCTGAGTGAACTTTTGTGTTGTTCGGggactgtttcatttttgttgtagTTTTCCATAAAAGCACAAAACCTAAATTTATTAATGAAACTTTCTTCGATGCCCCGATAGAAGGTACTGGTGAATTATTCTTGTCTGACAGGGCGAAATCATGCCAGCCTTAAGCAGAGAAGTAGAAATAGAGGGAGGACAAATAGGGAATCccattgttgttattttataaGTCTTTTTGAGGCATACCCAAGTTGAGGCCAAGGGAAAACCTGCCACCGTGGGTCTAGTTCTTACCCTTCTCTTCATTGCTTACATAGCCACCAAATGTTTGCACAGAGTGACTGTGTGAATAGTGATGTAGTGATAGCCATCACACAGAGTACTTCACAGACCACTCACCCGTCACCAGCCTGAGGTCCAAACCCCACAGCTGAACCCCTTAGTGCAAGCTCTTAAGCCTGTATCAACACCTCACAGCCCAGGATCACGGGTAAGTATCATAGGTCTGGTCTGTGTGTAGCTACTGTTATCGATTAAATTATTATGGTTAGGTCTGTAATCCTCACACTCTTGTGCTGTGGTTTCTATGGCAGCATGCTTTGTGGGTTTATCCACTTGAATAACTGAATCCACAGAACGCAGGTGCTAAGATTTAACTGAAGGAGCAGGCAAACAAACGAATTACCTGAGAAAAACTAGAATACGAACTTGCAGTATGTAGCTACTTCGTAGTATCAGCCCTATGTATGCGCTTCTCTGTCAGTAAATGGGCTACGTTACGTTAGAAGCAAGAGCATACATAGCAAACCTATGTTGTGGATTTTGCTGTGGGAGAGGGCCAATGTGTTTGGACTTTGCTTTATGGATCTTACGTCATTATCTTACAAATGCTTACATTATGCTTACAAATCCAGCAAAATCTAAACAGAGCATATAGTTTTAAACAATCTTGGAAGCTCACATACAGCAATAGCTGTCAATTCTCGGCAGTGATCACTCAGAATATAGTTGCagttgacatttttattttatttttccagtttttacaATCTAGCCTGTGATGATAAAGGACAGCTTGATAATAAATGACAAGCTGCGACTTCTAGGAACTCTAAACAAATTGTAAATATTAGAGATGAGTTGTACTTTAGTCTTTTAATGTCTCATTTTATGGCTTTCTATGATCTAGAAATTTGATTGGGATGATGGAAACATTATATTTTAATCTGtataacttttttcctgtaagatTGGCAAtgggaaaaacacaaaaaacaaccagaagaaTATCATAGAATCTTACGGTGCTTTCTAGATAGAAAGGATTGCTGTTATTCCATCCACCAAATGGGTAAGAACACacatcaactttttttctttccactgaaattCCTGCTGTGTTGAAACTTTCTAATTTGAAATATGTTAATTCAAAATTTTAACAAGGTGATTATGAAGAGAATGTGTATgtttatgtataaataaaaatgcatgcaaatgGGTACAAAGTGTAATAATTCAGAAATGTTATTCACTGAGACCTAAATAAATCTGTATATTAGAATCTAGCTCTTGATATATGTAGGCCTTGGGTACCAGAGTTGATAGTACTAAAATAGACAGTCACGAAGCTTGTTGCTGTAATTTGTAATAAAGGACACTAATATTTGTAATTCTCATTACAGTTTAGAAACTTTTTGCAAAGGAACTAGCAGTCATTAAGATTTGAAAAGAGCAGATTGAGAAAATAACTGTTGCTGCTAAATACAGTTTGCAGTTGCTCTAGAATGTATGACAAAATATTAGTAGGTCATGctatttaatatatattgtGACCAGACTCtctgtggtcttttttttttctctgtgtgtgtgttttccctCATAAAAACAGCGCAGATGGGTGTTGGAGAGGGGAAATCAATTGGAGAATGGTTTGGACCAAATACAGTTGCTCAAGTACTAAAGTAAGTCAAATCACACTAGCGCATTCAGAATGTACTCCCCTGGGGCAGCTAAGCTCAGAGACCAGGATAAGGCCCAAGACACAGTTTTAAAGGCTGATCTCCCTCTCTCTCAGCATCAGGAATATACATGCCATGTGTTTGCAAGTACAGTGCGGACCACGATGCTGTAGCGTGGTGGGCAGGGACTGAGTTGGGATTGGGGGAGTTCTAAATTTTAATATACCAAGAGCCTGGGGAAGACCTGCATGGTCTCTCCTGCTATGCTGCCTGTATGCCCTAACCAGTAAGCACCAGAGATACGTATTCCTTTCTGCAAACTGGCGCAGCTTTGAGATGCCAGGAGTGCCACCATGCAGATCAGAGTGGTGGTATGGAACATCGGAGTGAAGCCATCCAGGCCAAGGAGGGAACCGAACTGCAGTTCCTCACTGTCTGAGCTGCAGTTCTGCCTGAAGGCTGCTGTGTAAATCGTGGGCAGCTCCTCCTAGTCTAGAAGCTACATTTGAGAAAGTTGACTTTGCTCCGTTTCTGAGGGATAGGTGGAGGTGCCAAATCTCAAGTTGACACTAAACTGCAGGTCCTGAGTGCTCAGCAGCAATTCTTTGCAGCCCTGGGACAGACACACAttctggggggagagggagagaggagctaAAGCATGCCCTGGCCTCCAGCTCTTTTCACTTACAAATTCTTCATGG harbors:
- the PSMD10 gene encoding 26S proteasome non-ATPase regulatory subunit 10 isoform X5; the protein is MEDAVSDVGICNLAYAGRLEELRAQLLRDRALATKADQDNRTALHWACSAGHTDVADLLLGLGVPVDDKDDAGWTPLHIAASAGRDEIVKALIAKGAHVNAINQNGCTPLHYAASKNKQEIAIMLLENGADPDATDHFESTPLHRAAAKGNLKMVQILLQHNASVNIRDSEGNTPLDA
- the PSMD10 gene encoding 26S proteasome non-ATPase regulatory subunit 10 isoform X3, which codes for MEDAVSDVGICNLAYAGRLEELRAQLLRDRALATKADQDNRTALHWACSAGHTDVADLLLGLGVPVDDKDDAGWTPLHIAASAGRDEIVKALIAKGAHVNAINQNGCTPLHYAASKNKQEIAIMLLENGADPDATDHFESTPLHRAAAKGNLKMVQILLQHNASVNIRDSEGNTPLFTVDYVLLSFTDCRAKD
- the PSMD10 gene encoding 26S proteasome non-ATPase regulatory subunit 10 isoform X4 — protein: MEDAVSDVGICNLAYAGRLEELRAQLLRDRALATKADQDNRTALHWACSAGHTDVADLLLGLGVPVDDKDDAGWTPLHIAASAGRDEIVKALIAKGAHVNAINQNGCTPLHYAASKNKQEIAIMLLENGADPDATDHFESTPLHRAAAKGNLKMVQILLQHNASVNIRDSEGNTPLFTDCRAKD
- the PSMD10 gene encoding 26S proteasome non-ATPase regulatory subunit 10 isoform X2, which produces MEDAVSDVGICNLAYAGRLEELRAQLLRDRALATKADQDNRTALHWACSAGHTDVADLLLGLGVPVDDKDDAGWTPLHIAASAGRDEIVKALIAKGAHVNAINQNGCTPLHYAASKNKQEIAIMLLENGADPDATDHFESTPLHRAAAKGNLKMVQILLQHNASVNIRDSEGNTPLLYAWDLNNKSHETLPAVTQCGNRTCLFFSCKERLKWKMTV
- the PSMD10 gene encoding 26S proteasome non-ATPase regulatory subunit 10 isoform X1, whose protein sequence is MEDAVSDVGICNLAYAGRLEELRAQLLRDRALATKADQDNRTALHWACSAGHTDVADLLLGLGVPVDDKDDAGWTPLHIAASAGRDEIVKALIAKGAHVNAINQNGCTPLHYAASKNKQEIAIMLLENGADPDATDHFESTPLHRAAAKGNLKMVQILLQHNASVNIRDSEGNTPLHLACDEERVEEAKLLVSHGASIHIENKEELTPLKVAKGGLGAILKRMVEG